A genome region from Hevea brasiliensis isolate MT/VB/25A 57/8 chromosome 9, ASM3005281v1, whole genome shotgun sequence includes the following:
- the LOC110671560 gene encoding vesicle transport v-SNARE 12, whose amino-acid sequence MSDVFEGYERQYCELSANLSRKCNSTFILPDGEEKKEKISLIKSGLDDCDVLIRKMDLEARSLQPSVKAMLLAKLREYKSDLNKLKREFKRITSGNADQASREELLEAGMADVHAVSADQRERLSMSVERLNQSGDRIKESRRTMLETEELGVSILEDLHQQRQTLLHAHTKLHGVDDAIDKSKKVLTSMSKRITRNKWIVGSVIAALMIVIIFIISFKISHH is encoded by the exons ATGAGTGATGTCTTTGAAGGATACGAGCGCCAGTACTGCGAGCTCTCTGCAAATCTCTCACGTAAATGCAACTCCACCTTTATTCTTCCCGATGGAG aggagaagaaggagaagatcTCTCTGATAAAATCTGGGTTGGATGATTGTGATGTTCTG ATTCGGAAAATGGACCTTGAGGCGAGGAGCCTGCAGCCGAGTGTGAAGGCTATGCTTCTTGCTAAATTAAGGGAATATAAGTCTGATTTGAATAAGTTGAAGAGGGAATTTAAGAGAATAACGTCTGGTAATGCTGATCAGGCTTCCCGTGAAGAGTTATTGGAGGCTGGAATGGCGGATGTTCACGCG GTTTCTGCAGATCAGAGAGAAAGATTGTCTATGTCAGTAGAGAGATTAAACCAGTCTGGTGACAGGATTAAGGAGAGTAGAAGAACAATGCTGGAGACTGAAGAGCTTGGTGTTTCAATTCTTGAAGATTTGCATCAACAGCGCCAAACTCTCCTACATGCTCATACTAAg CTTCATGGAGTGGATGATGCCATTGACAAGAGTAAGAAAGTCTTGACATCTATGTCAAAAAGAATAACCAGAAACAAGTGGATTGTTGGCTCAGTGATTGCTGCTCTTATGATTGTGATCATCTTTATTATCTCATTTAAAATTTCTCATCACTAA
- the LOC110671540 gene encoding uncharacterized protein LOC110671540, with the protein MELNIRMNLKKMMGERMWRGRFTWTAPFLGLRMSSSIRCLLVLTICGDIFNNRLIAAAMTYWRPTHAEKPHSLYMYEPTEKTQRNRSEVKRECGLLFPYGGKWRPEMGNQAKQSRMGTKFQIIVEDIREGVLVSVYFY; encoded by the exons ATGGAGCTAAACATCCGGATGAATCTGAAGAAGATGATGGGCGAGAGGATGTGGAGAGGGCGCTTCACTTGGACGGCGCCATTCCTGGGACTTCGAATGAGTTCGTCAATCAGGTGTCTTCTCGTGCTTACGATATGCGGAGATATCTTCAACAATCGTTTGATAGCAGCAGCAATGACG TATTGGAGGCCAACCCATGCGGAGAAGCCTCATAGCCTGTATATGTACGAACCCACAGAGAAAACTCAAAGAAATCGCAG CGAGGTTAAAAGGGAGTGTGGGCTGCTATTTCCCTATGGAGGAAAGTGGAGGCCTGAAATGGGAAATCAAGCTAAACAGTCCAGAATGGGGACAAAGTTCCAGATTATTGTGGAAGATATTAGGGAGGGCGTGCTTGTAAGTGTTTATTTCTATTAG
- the LOC110671546 gene encoding serine/threonine-protein kinase VIK, protein MSSGNSSSSSVGDVASGERGPPPPSSAKQKEKARVSRTSMILWHAHQNDAAAVRKLLEEDPSLVHARDYDSRTSLHVASLHGWIDVAKCLIEFGADVNAQDRWKNTPLADAEGAKKHAMIELLKSYGGLSYGQNGSHFEPKPVPPPLPNKCDWEIDPSELDFSNSAIIGKGSFGEILKAYWRGTPVAVKRILPSLSDDRLVIQDFRHEVNLLVKLRHPNIVQFLGAVTEKKPLMLITEYLRGGDLHQYLKEKGALSPSTAINFALDIARGMTYLHNEPNVIIHRDLKPRNVLLVNSNADHLKVGDFGLSKLIKVQNSHDVYKMTGETGSYRYMAPEVFKHRKYDKKVDVFSFAMILYEMLEGEPPLANYEPYEAAKIVAEGHRPTFRAKGFTPELRELTDQCWAADMNRRPSFLDILKRLEKIKEILPADHSIRSIFNA, encoded by the exons ATGAGCTCTGGCAATTCCTCATCCTCCTCCGTTGGCGATGTTGCGTCCGGCGAGCGTGGACCTCCACCACCTTCTTCGGCCAAGCAAAAGGAGAAAGCCAGAGTCAGCAGGACTTCAATGATACTGTGGCACGCTCACCAAAACGATGCCGCTGCTGTTCGGAAGCTTCTTGAGGAAGATCCATCGCTTGTCCACGCTAGGGATTACGATAGCCGCACTTCTCTCCATGTTGCCTCACTCCATGGGTGGATCGACGTTGCCAAGTGTTTGATCGAGTTTGGCGCTGATGTCAACGCCCAGGATCGATGGAAGAATACG CCTTTGGCCGATGCAGAAGGAGCAAAAAAGCACGCCATGATTGAGCTTTTAAAATCATATGGTGGTTTGTCCTAT GGCCAAAATGGAAGCCATTTTGAACCAAAGCCTGTTCCACCACCCCTACCAAACAAGTGTGACTGGGAAATTGACCCATCTGAGCTCGATTTTTCAAACTCAGCAATTATTGGAAAG GGATCATTTGGGGAGATTTTGAAAGCCTATTGGCGTGGAACACCTGTAGCTGTCAAGCGCATTCTACCATCCCTTTCAGATGATAGATTGGTGAT TCAGGATTTCAGGCATGAGGTTAATTTGCTAGTGAAGCTTCGCCACCCAAATATAGTCCAATTTCTAGGAGCTGTCACTGAGAAGAAGCCCCTTATGTTGATCACTGAGTATTTACGAGGG GGTGATCTTCATCAGTACCTTAAGGAAAAGGGTGCACTAAGTCCTTCAACAGCCATTAACTTTGCATTGGATATTGCCAG AGGCATGACTTATCTTCACAATGAGCCAAATGTTATTATTCACAGAGACCTGAAACCAAG GAATGTTCTTTTAGTCAACTCCAATGCTGACCATTTGAAAGTTGGAGATTTTGGACTAAGCAAGCTCATCAAAGTTCAGAATTCTCATGATGTTTACAAAATGACTGGCGAGACAGGGAGCT ATCGGTATATGGCTCCTGAAGTTTTCAAGCACCGGAAATATGATAAGAAGGTTGATGTTTTCTCTTTTGCGATGATACTATACGAG ATGCTTGAAGGGGAACCACCACTTGCAAATTATGAGCCTTATGAAGCAGCCAAGATTGTGGCAGAGGGGCACAGACCAACATTTCGTGCCAAAGGATTTACCCCTGAACTGAGAGA ATTAACAGATCAGTGTTGGGCTGCTGATATGAACAGAAGACCTTCCTTTTTGGATATTCTCAAGCGGCTTGAAAAGATTAAGGAAATTTTACCTGCAGATCACTCTATAAGGAGCATATTCAATGCATAA
- the LOC110671547 gene encoding transmembrane emp24 domain-containing protein p24delta9, whose translation MARLQVSVLAIITILGILSSTSQCVRFDLQSGHTKCISEDIKSNSMTVGKYSIVNPHDGQPLPESHKLIVKVTSSYGNSYHYADHVELGQFAFTAAEEGDYMACFWAADHMPEVTLTVDFDWRTGVAAKDWTNVAKKGSIDVMELELKKLHDTVISIQEEMYFLREREEEMQELNRATNSRMGWFSFLSLLICLSVAGLQVFHLKTFFEKKKLI comes from the exons ATGGCTAGATTACAGGTTTCTGTTCTTGCAATAATAACAATCCTCGGGATTTTATCGTCTACATCACAATGTGTTCGCTTCGATCTGCAATCTGGGCACACTAAGTGCATTTCAGAGGATATCAAAAGTAATTCCATGACCGTTGGCAAGTATAGCATCGTTAATCCACACGATGGCCAGCCCTTGCCGGAGTCGCACAAGCTCATCGTCAAG GTGACATCCAGTTATGGGAATAGTTATCACTACGCGGATCATGTGGAATTGGGGCAGTTTGCGTTTACGGCGGCGGAGGAAGGGGATTACATGGCGTGTTTCTGGGCGGCGGATCATATGCCTGAAGTTACGTTGactgtggattttgattggaggACTGGTGTAGCTGCTAAGGATTGGACTAATGTTGCCAAGAAAGGCTCTATCGAC GTAATGGAATTAGAGTTGAAGAAGCTGCATGATACTGTAATATCCATTCAGGAGGAGATGTATTTTCTCCGTGAAAG GGAAGAAGAAATGCAAGAGTTGAACAGAGCTACTAACTCAAGAATGGGCTGGTtcagttttctctctcttcttattTGTCTCTCAGTGGCAGGCTTGCAAGTATTTCACCTGAAGACCTTTTTTGAGAAAAAGAAGCTcatttaa